The following nucleotide sequence is from Podospora bellae-mahoneyi strain CBS 112042 chromosome 1 map unlocalized CBS112042p_1, whole genome shotgun sequence.
ACTCACAGTGCGGTTTAGCCGCCGTGTCCTGCCTCTACCTCGATTTGGCAGGTTACATGTTCCTACCAACCCTCTGGATGAGGCTCTTCTGCTCGTCCACTGTCCACCGCTCTTTCCGTGAGTGGACGTTGGGCCTGACATCATTCGAGAAATGCCCGGCGATGGCCGGAGGAAGGTCGGAGCGGGTGGCCTGAGATGTGTTTCAAGCCGGCATCCATACCTCGCAAGGCTGCGcgtcgtcctccttcttctcagtTGAACAGTCAGTGGCCCTCTCCGCGATCGGCGATCTGATTCGGATGCTGGATCCGGTTGTCCATAGAGATATCCCTCCTTCCGCCATCTCTTGCCCGCCCCTTGCCCAGTCCGGCGATATCCGAgaatgggagaggaaggtaGCTGCGGGCACAGAAGGTGCAGGGCATTCTAGTCGCTCCTCCCGTGACCGCTCCGTCATGATCGTGGAAGGATGTGCATATATCTTGTTGActagtggtgatggtggaagcTTGAGCCTGGACGTCTGCCCTCGTCTATCCATGAAGGGGCGGAGCGTTGACATCAACTATCACATGCCTGGTGACTTCGCCCCGGTGGACTACGCTCTCTTGTGTTGTTATCTAGAAGCAACGTGCCCTTCTCTTTCGTCGTGGCCTGGTTGGCAAAGGGGGCCGCAGTTCTAGAAGCAACAGTAGGCGAGGCTGCCAGGCGGCGTATGTCATTCTTGAAGACTTTGCACCAGCAGTGCCGCTCGCCTCTTTTATGATTCCGAGACCCTGGAAACCCGGCAAGTGTTCGGTAATTTGTACCTGCTTTTGTGGAACACAGAAGCAATCAGTCCACGGTATCGAGTCCCTGCATGATGTTGAAGCAGAACCAACGAGCTTCTGACTTTGCCCTCAGCAATATCGAAGATCCTGGCAACAGTCTGTGCTGACACTCCCAAAGTTCGGTAACGGTAAATATCGGATGGGTGGCAAGCATGCTTCTGGTTGTTGATCCTCAACATGTGGGCCGTTGCCCGGGTGCCCCAGGGGATCCGGTCTGTCGAAGACGCTATCCAGCTTGGTCGTAACCGTGAAGCAGGTCGAAACCAGCTTTGTGTTGTCCAAGCCCCTGACTTTGCACGTTCAAACCAAACCTTCTAGCACTTAGGGCTCGGTTTTTTGAGGCAAATGGCAGCGCCGTATCGTACCAGAGGGGCACCAGTGTCTAAGCCTCTGTGGTCCAGCGGGCCACACCGCCCATAGAGTGATGTTATCGTCACTGCTGACCTCCCGCCCGGGAGAGGAAATGTAACAGATTTGACCCCCACCGGAGGTGTCGATATTGCGTCTACCACGGAAGGAGTGACAGATGAAGGTGCCTGATCAAGGTGATTGTGGTAGTTTATAAAAGGACTCTCTGATGACCAGGAAAATGGTCAGCTCTACTCTCGGTAACAGACATCTCCCATCGTAGCCAGCAATAAAGACCGTGATAAGTCTCTTCACATACCTCTCGCCCCAGCTTCTCCACAGAAACCATTCAATTTTCAACTCTGGATTTCCTTGTCAAAATGTGAGATATCATGGTGCAATCTCAAACGCCGTTACTGAAACCTCGCAGGGCCGACTACTATATGCCTCCTGTTCGCATCGAACAATGCAATGTCGTCTACTGCTGTTTGTGCAAGGCCCACGACGACGTCGATAGTATCATCAATCTCGACTTTGAGGATGAGTGCGCCATCTGTCGACATCGCCCAGCCTTCTGCGAGCACTGCATCCCGGCGCAACAGGAGTGACAGAGAGCGTAAACCGGGAACCGGAGCTGTTTGGTTACTTCATCAAGCACGAGTTTCGAAACAACTTACTCAGTCACCAATAACTATGGCGGGAGTTGGCAACTGTTGATCTGGCAAGATTAGACGTGGCAACACAACTGgttgaggggttggcggcAGTTTCCGAAGAAATCGTTTTCATCTTGTTAGaccctttctcttttttgcgTTCTGACTGGTTCAGAGCTATGTTGGTTAGCTTCTATATTTAACTTGGTGCACCTCGTCACCCTACTCTCCCAATGATGTTGTGGGCTTCGAAGATTGAATCACTGTAGAGGCTGTTCACTCTGGGTCTTCCTCGTGATGCCACCTTCCCCTGATGAGGCGATAATTGGTACCGTAACGGTAAGGCCGGCCCATAATGGTGTTGCTTCTGTTCTACATCATCAGCAATCAGGCAGCTTTCAAGAAACACATGGCATCCCATTCCTTGCTGTCTGACATGGTGCAACCTCCCACGATGGCCGACGATGGCCAAGAAGTCCCTCCTGAGCGCAACTCGGGTGCCACAATATGACATTTCACCACGGCTAGGAAAGCACGACGGACCCAACTTGAACTTGGACTGGCTTCCGATCGCTCCATAAACACCACTGCTGATCAAATTACCCTATCGTTGTACCGTCCAAGGATGCACGATATGCGTATAAACCCAATAAAATGACATGCGCCAGATAGCAAGTGCCCACAAAGAATCCCTGGGTATCTCCGTCTATATCATGAACCTCGTGTGCTGTCCGTCCCATTTACATGCCGATGCTGTTTTGGCTCTATAACCTCTCCCTTCTCGCTGCTGGACAGTTCTGGAAGCCCGAATCGTTCCCGCAACTGTTCATACAGGGGCCCCATCTCGTAAAAGCTTTCGTTGTTTTCGTAAACCGCGCAGGGCGATGGCTTGATCGGCAGTAGCCAGTCAACGGGGCTGTTTCCCATGATTGACTGCCAGTTTCTATACGGTCCCAGATCCCATGGGTTTTCGCCCATCTCCGTCTTCACAATGGCAAATGTCCGGGTTGCCAGCTGGTCCCGGGGAGGATCTTCCTCATGGCCAGGTCCCGAGCGCTTCGGTAGAGGGTATGTGATCACGCTGTATTTCGGTGTCCCTTGTGTCCCCCGAGGGACTCGAATGGCCAGTTGGTGGACCATGTCCTTCGATTTGAGGTAGTCGACGTTGGTAAGATTGACAATGGCATACCGAATCGACGTGGCGGTCATTGTGAAGGTGAAAAGGCCAAAGAACGCACTGATTGCCAAAGCAGCTATTACCAGCCCATCAACGCCCTGTCCGCTGTCTAGTTTCGACTTGAGGCAGATGACCGTTGCAACAATGACCACAATACAATACAATGCTGTGTAACCTGTGAACTGCATAAAGAACTTGAAAGCTGTAGTCCTGCATTAGCAACTTGATTCTAGGCAGATTTGACTCATGGGCACTGACATGTTTCACCGACAACTCCGCCTACCCACGGACAGTAATGATCCATCTTTTTGACACACCTGTCGAGCTCACTGCAATGATGGGCTCTGTCAACCTTCCAGGTGCAGCAAGAGCTGCACCACCGAGGCCGGCCGTCTGCGCTACACACAAAAACATTCTTGCTGTAGAAGCGCTCGAGACCTGGACTGTCGGGATTGTTGTCGGCACCAGCCTCGTATCGTTCGCCTGCTTCGAGATCACTCTCTGCTTTTCGGCCTTGGCGTTTGCGCTCCTTGTCCCGCTCTCTTTGTACAACAGCTCGCTCCCCGAGCGGCGTGACTCCCGGGTTGTGTTGTATTTCGAGGAAGACGCGGAAGTATGACAATAGCATACAGAGAAGAAAGACGAAGTATAGGGTAAGGAAGGCCGCAGCCACTCCGTTTTTCTGCTGTGTTTGTAGGAAATAGTCCACTAATCACCTACGTTAGCGACTGGCCAGCAAAGAGGCTCTGTAACATTAACAttcaacaaaaccaacatACAGCATACTCGCTTGACAACCACATAGGTTGCAAGGCCAGCACAACCGGCCAGTATTAACGGAATTATTCGGACCAGCCACCGTGTGGAAGCTGTTTTGGCTGCAACCATTGCGTCCTCCCGCCAGCCCACCCTCACATGTGAGACCAGAGGACGCGCCGATCCAAGTTGCGGCCGGCAAAGAGAACCAAAGAGAAACAGAACGAGGAGCGAGGGGAGAGTGTTAGCCGAGCCCGGACCCGGATCTTGACCGCTCCGTCTAGATAATTGCAATGGGCATCGGTTTGACGTCGGAGGTCGGATCAAGCTCACAGTCGGCACGAACGGGGATGACGTTGGTCGATCGCGCAGACAAACTGTCTAAATAGTCTCGGATCTTGGTAATCTTACTGTTGGCGCTCTGGGCATACGCTAGGGCCTGCAACGGCGGGTCCGTGCCTGCAGGTGTGAAGGCCAGGACAACAACTGTTAGCGGGAAACCCCTTGATATGGCCCCATCCGCGTGCAGGTTCTTAATGCACTAACAGGGCCAGGGCCCAGGTGCACGCTAACCTCTTCCTGGATGCTCATGTTCCACAGCATGGACAATCACATGGGGACAATCACATGGGGACAATCTTCAAAGCATATCATAGCTATTCATGAAGAAAGAGATGGTTGCATGCGTGATATAAAGTCCTGCTTCTCGTTGTTGGCTTGTTGATGTATTTATATGAGCTGAGGAACCACGTGGGAGGGTATTTCGTGGGAAACACAAGCATTTGGCACCGAGCCAGtggttgacgaggaggatggcaaTTTGGGTCATGGCGAGCACATCGGAGCATATTCCATTCGGATGGAAATTGCCATTTGGACCTCACTGGATTCATTGGTTTGGAGGTTGAATCCATACGCGGTGCCGTACAAATTGGTAATACCTCGGAATAGCTGACGAATCGTGAAACCGCATGCTGATCAGGAATAGTTCATAGGCTGTtccttacctacctatatCAGTGGATCAAAACCTCTTAGGTTGCTGGTGCCCGACTTGAAGCACACGCATCGAATTTGTCTTTTCCATTTGGGGTGTTTGGATCATCAAGCCAGCCAAGCTTTTCATCGGTAGACGGTTTGCCGATACGCGGTCACATCAAGATGACCTGACCGACCTCAGCTCATCGGGTGTGGCATTCCAGCCTCGCAGTTTTTTTGGCCTGAGGACGCTACAAGGCTTGAATCTAACCCCTCATTGAAACCGAAGTCCAGATGAGATAGTGGTGTGAACCATGGGTTGATGCCCCACCATCTTCTGGCTAGGCAGGCGTCTGGAATTTGTGTACCGACGGTGGATGTCTCGAATACAGTGCCCGAGTACGGTTGAAGCCGGTCATCAGCTTCCATTCGGTATCCGAAAACATAAATTGGAAGGGCATTTCATCATGCTTCCGCCGTCTCATTTGTTTTGGGACTCGGTGGTGTTCCCTAACGGCGGCTGATATGGCTGGCTGAAGCCACCCGTCGAGTCAGCATGGCACCACTAAGCCAAGGTCAGGCACTGCCATGCCACAACGAGGTCGCCACTGACCGATATACCCAGAACGGGCGGCatggtgtgggtggtgagccTACCTGCTTGATGGCTCCGgcctcccacccccggcaGAGCCTCATCATCTGAGCTCCTGGAGGAAGCATATAATGGAGCCCTTCAGACCACCATCTTTCCCGAGAGGATTTTCTGGGCCCAGTCCTTAATGTCCCGGATTCCCCTCGGCGATGGTTGTCTCACAGAGTGACTACCGGAGCTGGGAGAAGTGAACCGACCACGCTCACCCAATGCATGCAACATTCTACTCGAATGCTCTCCGCGACGACGTCAAGACCTCATATACCCTCCCTCGTAGCGCCGATATATCCAAACGTCAATGAAGAAGCAGCCTCCACAGAGCAGAAGGAGATCGATGTCGAGGAACGAGAAACCATGATGCTTTGCCAGACGCTATTTGACATGAGCGTTGTGCAGGGACAACAGGTTCGCagtggatggatggacggacggatggatggatgaatggATGGATACATGGCGTTCAATGACGGTTGGACCAGCCAAGGAGGTTGTCGCTTCTGTTTTGAGCAGTCATACGGCCGGTTGGGTGAATCATTCTACGCCATGATGATAGCGGGAGGACTCCAGTCGCTGGGGTCATCAGGTGCTGATGCCGAGGCTCTGGGAAGAGTTGGACAGGCAGTTTCCTCCCGTCTTTTGCTTTCCCTGCCTTTGAGAATTCTCATGCTATCTTCTCTATTTCCAACTTCTCGATCGTCTCGTCCTTGCTCAATGTTTTCATCACACACCGAGCAGTTTTCTCTTAAcgtcctcccaccccctcgtTGGTTTTGTTCCATCTCTGATGACATTTTGTTCCGGTCTATGTTTGACAAGCTCACTCGGCAATTAGTGTCGGATCTTCCAATCTCAAGCGTTTCGGTCGGGGGTCCTGGAAGTGCTGGCGTGGGCAGACTGGCGTGGCCTCGTCTTTCGTCACCGAACCTTCAGGGTCTCACCGAGCAAGCcgacctcggcctcgacttTGCGAAAAGCATCAAGTGCATAATCGAATTAGCCCGAAATTCGACTAGCCAGACGCACCTTCGACGCTCGGTTCCGTCCgtttctcgtcctccttgaGAGGCTCCAAGCCTCGCATATGGTTGAGGTGCACCGCATACGatcccaacccaacaccgGCGCCGTCGAGTCTGCTTGACATCCGACACCGATCATAGCCGCAACGCTCTCACGTCGACCGATTGAAAGAGCCGCATGAGTCAATACAGCTGCATGTTTTTCAAGGCAGCCGTGGACTCAACTTTCACGCACGCACAAGGCACCCCACCTGAATTGCACCTGTCGCCAAGctgggccttcttctgcccgCCTAGGGGTGGTTAGAGGTTGAAAGTGAAAAAGCTCAGCCACCAAACGCCTGGATATCTATCTACCTTACCAAAATGCCCCGCTGATCGAGCGCACAACAACCAACTCGATTACACCGAGCCTGGAGGAATGCTACCCCGAGTGTAGAAATAAGTGGGACACTGCAATGTCGCAGCGGTTGAGGGTTAGGGGATCATTGGGTGCGGGCGTTTGCCAAGTCTTTGGGGGCGCAATGCGGCTCTGCTGTctggattgggagggggttggggttgtcaCTTACACACTTCTTGTTCTACCCAACTGCCAGACATCAACCAGATGAACACAGCTCAAACGTCTCCTTTGCGCGCACCTAATCCGACACAACCCGCTCTCTCGGCCAGGGGTGTCCTACAGCTTCGAGGACTGCGGCTAAGCAATCCAGCGCTCACAGCTCAGGGCGCTGGCTCGACAGGAGAATTGCATGCTGCGCATGGCACCCTCGAGCTATGGAATTGCCCGTGGTTAGGGACTGACTGCATGTTGCAATGAGTCTTCTCTCTGCTGTTTCCCTTCATTGGATGGTACACCGAACCGACGCGACACCTCGACTATAGCGCTTTGCGTGCTCCGCCCATGGGGCGACCTCACGCTTCATGAGGTCCTCATGCCCTCATCATGCATTTTTTGATATGCTGAACGGTTCTTGACTGGTTACAACACGGCCTGGGTTACAGCTGGTGTGCTGCAAGGAGGTCCGATGAGTCTTTCAACACCCAAGGGGACGTCGACGGAAGATGGGCATTTCGGTGTCGGGTGTCGGGAGGTCCGAGTGGACCATCTCATTCGCATTCCTTGTTATGCCTCACTTGCCTGTCGTCGCCTTGCCTTTCACGGCCGCCATTTCTGTTTGCCTGCTCGCTTCTCCTTTCCAAGTGGCTAGTTCCTAAGGAGCCTACGCAGTGCCTGGCGACGGTGCGAGAGGAACTACGGCTGTACATCTGCAGCCAGGGGTCGATGTACTTGCTGTGTCACCGAGAGAATGAGGAATTGCAATTGTCGTCATCTGCCTTGCAATGGAAGTTCATTGTACAAGTTGTTTGGATTAAATCTGTATATAAGCATCTCTGCTTGCTGTTTTCTATCCCCTTCCGTTCATCACAtcctcacaaccaccaccaccaccaccaccgccgccgccgccactcTCCTCTACCAAGTTTCTCTGCAACAAGCGTTCCAGACGTCTTCAAGCTGGTAGCTAAAGCATTCATACCATACACTAACACACCAACCACATCTTGATCGAATCCGCAATCGTCAACATGCCcggtagcagcagcagaaccGCCACTACAGTATGGTACTGTGTGAGTAGCCACCTCCCGGTCTGATCATTCCGCTCATGCTAACTCAACTACAGGACAACTGCACTTACGGACCGTTGAACTACACACTCGACGCTTACTGTCCCAGCTGTGGTCATCCACGGTGCGTATACTGCACAGTCGCAACCATCAAGAGCCGTGGATAGCGCCAATCCCAAGCCCTAAGCACCCATGCATGAGCTTTCGAGCCCCGCAACCTGGGTGTGGAAAGACAAGTCCGGAAGAATGCATTGTTAGGGGGGGCTTTTTCgctttggagttgggggtgatATTGGATTTGGAGTTTGGGACGACCGACAACCTTGGGAAAGCATTTGTGACGCAGCGATGACAAGACATAGGGCGCAAGCCATTACATTCGCATCGGGATTAGAGGAGCATGaactgtttttttttggagttgGATATAAAGGGTCAGGGTTCTTTGGGAAGGCATTCAGTATAGATGTTGTGGTTTACTTTAGGGATAATTGCTTTTGGTGgacttcttcctccctcgcccataTGCCGCGAATTCGACCGTTGGTGATTGTCAATGTCCTGGCAACATCCTCTTGGGTTTCGACCATGTCAACAAGATGTCGTGAAACCACCTGCCCAGGCAGATACAGAATTCCATGTGCGTCCTCGTCTTTGGACACCGAgatggctggtgatggctggtgatggcgtaAGTGCTTGCATTTGCTTCCATCAGCCGAGATTGGGTTGAATCAATCAAAACCCGTTACCCCAGTTTATGCACAGCACATTGAGGCAGCAACCTGCCGACCCAGGTAAGTTAGTGAGTGCAACTTATGCAAGGGTCCTTCTCGGCAACGCGCAGCTCTGGCCATCATGAGCGTCATGTAGATCAAGGAGCTGCTTGAACGTGCTGCTGTCTTCGCTCTTGCACCTGCACTCCAATCCTAGGCCGTTCAGAGCATGTGAACGGGCACGCGTAGATGACTCTGACTCGCAGCCGCTTGGCATACCTGCTTGTCATTGGCCTGGCGGTGATTGGCGCGCGCCCAACGACGTCAACCTTCGGCGAAGTTTGGGGTTGTGAGTGGCCCTCCTGGCCTTAGGcaaccacctccgccaccaaccacctTCGAAAACCATCTCGAATTGGTACACACGAGGTACAACTCCAAGGGACGTGGCATCAGCCCTATGCCATGTCATGCAATGCACCCCTCCACACCCTTTTTCCCACTGCGCTCCCGAGCAGTGGATGAACGAACGACACAGCAGATGAGGGGTTCCCGACCGAGGTGTGACTCGAAATACAAGTAACACAAACACAACACCCAGCCCAAGAACGACCCAACGAGGAACCACGCAGGAAGAAGacgggtgtgtgtgtgtgtgtgtgtgtgtgtgtgtgtgtgtgtgtgtgtgtgtgtgtgtgtgttacAGGTCCGCGGACATCACGATGGATGTCATCAAAAGCAGGGAAGATCCAAAAGCATCACGGATTCCAAGTTCCCCCCCCGCCTCTTGCCTCCATCTAAAAAGAGCGTTCAAACAGTGGTACGCGACCTGTCGACCGGCCCCCGCGGTCTGCTGTCACCGGTTAGGGAGGTGGGGTCGCTGATGGCGACGGACAACGGAAGCTCCAGGTGAGGAGCCATTGAGGCACCGAGGCAGCATCTTCCTTTTCTAATTCCCAGGGTCCACATACGACACGGCCACTCACAGATGCTGTTCTCTCGAGTCTCATGTAGCAGGCAGGAAGCCCAGGTTGAACCTCAGGTTAGCTAAGAGCTGAACGACCCCACTACTACCTGAGATCCCCCAcctgtcaccaccacatcgcCGTGTTGCCAACCTGGTGGTAGCTGCTCCGCCTCTCCGCCTCTCCACGCCGGCACCAACTCCCGTCAAAGCCCGGGGCAAAAATCACGACTTACCGCCCTGTAAGAAGCTTGCCTTTTGCACAGCCCACGGGAGTCAAGAACGGGCAAATCAGTGGGTCAAGACCAACACGGAAATCTTGCCGAATTTCCAGCTTTTCGGTGTGTCGTTCTCACTCATGCCCCTTGTCCTCCTgtagaagaaaaaaaaacacccaaGCATTGTGCCACGCTGCTTGCTGTCACCTACCTAACCCATTTGCCgacagccagcagcagatcAACCCACCACAGACGACCACACATGTCATGCATAGCCGTTGAGGCGATGGGGCACAAGCGAGCGTGACGAGAGATGCGGATATGCATCTTTTCGCCCTCAAGACCGAGGCGGGCAGGCATCTCAACTCGCACTTCATCACAGGTTTTGTCAGTGTCGGTGTCGAGATCTGGCTCGGTGTCTAAACGGCCAACGGAAAACGAGAAGCCAGGGGGTCGGTCTCAGGCAGCAAAAAGAGGGCATGAGGTGGTGTGCTTCGGTGAGTTGAGGGTAAAAAAACACCGACTGAGAGCACGGTTGTGCtgttttcctcctcaacgaacGGGCACCCAACGAAACACACGCACAGCccggcaagaagaaaaaaaatgatAATACCGGGTGTCATGGCTCAGGTTATGCGGCCCGGGAGCCACACCCGTGAGGACAAATGCACACCGAGGAAAATGCATCTATGGGGTGTTAACAGCAAAGCACCTGCAGCCAgaccaaaccaacaaccaagcGACTGAAAAGCAAAACTCGGCCATGATGTAGAACTCACAgtccccatctccccactCAAACTTTTCACACCTCACACTCGGAGGGATGGAATTTACTTTTGCATAATGCCCTTCTTTCCCAAACACATCAAACACACCCCCAAACGATCTAAACTCCACCtcacaaccctaacccagccctgacctccccctccccgcccccacctTTCCTGACAAACACCATCCTTGGCACGCAGTAAAAAGGCCTGTTGCAACCCCCCTCCGACGTTCTGCTTACGTAAAAACTCAAAAACACTTCCCGGAGTTGAAAACGGCCCCACATACCTTAATCCCAAATTCACCTCGGAACGGACCGGCTCTTTTCCGCACGGGGCTTCCCGCAGCGCTGGGAATTCGAGGTCCCACTTGGCGTGGTGCTTCTCTTGGATATTGTCGGGTGCTTCTCTTGGATATTGTCGGGTGCTTGAACGGTCAGACGGAAGAGGTTCGGTTAGGTTTCGTCTactgttggtggtgatggcgatgagagATGTGCGTATTTGGATTTAGGTAAGttgtatgtatatatatatatatatatatatatatatatatatatatgcaACATcacatctcatctcatctcatctcatctcatctcatctcctctcatctcttctcctctccagcatccTCAACCCAGTGAATTCAGAACAGAACCGCTGCAAATatgaataataataaaatattcATCTCCCCAAAGTGGACTACTTGCTCCCCGCTTGGTTCCCCACAAACGCCATCTCACCTCTTCACACTCCCAAGAAAGTGTTGTCAGATGTAGCAGCAAGGAGCGGTTTCGGAAACAGGGTAACAAGATAAATCAAAAACTAGCCCTTCACAAACCCTCCATATGTTTCTCCCTCCACTTCCTATCCCCCGTTTTCCACCCCAGTCCATGCACCACCGCTTGAACCCATCTCTCTACATATATgtacacaaaaaaaaaaaccgaaaCAACATCAAAATCCAAGTgaaaaagagcaaaaagggaaataaaataaaataaaaatatagaTGCGAAGACCCCAAGGAGCAAACTGTTAAAACCCACTTTGGAGGAGAGAAATAAACCCACGAACCATTCCATTCGTTGAGGAAACAGAAAAGAACTCCAAAGCACCATCCCCCcgctccccttccccctctcccaacaccaaaaccGAACCAAAGACAAAGCCCAAAGCCCAGTATTGGATACCGCTCTCATAACATCCCGTGAC
It contains:
- the pfa5 gene encoding Palmitoyltransferase pfa5 (COG:I; EggNog:ENOG503Q3K1), producing MVAAKTASTRWLVRIIPLILAGCAGLATYVVVKRVCLDYFLQTQQKNGVAAAFLTLYFVFLLCMLLSYFRVFLEIQHNPGVTPLGERAVVQRERDKERKRQGRKAESDLEAGERYEAGADNNPDSPGLERFYSKNVFVCSADGRPRWCSSCCTWKVDRAHHCSELDRCVKKMDHYCPWVGGVVGETSFKFFMQFTGYTALYCIVVIVATVICLKSKLDSGQGVDGLVIAALAISAFFGLFTFTMTATSIRYAIVNLTNVDYLKSKDMVHQLAIRVPRGTQGTPKYSVITYPLPKRSGPGHEEDPPRDQLATRTFAIVKTEMGENPWDLGPYRNWQSIMGNSPVDWLLPIKPSPCAVYENNESFYEMGPLYEQLRERFGLPELSSSEKGEVIEPKQHRHVNGTDSTRGS